One window of Paenibacillus sp. FSL K6-3182 genomic DNA carries:
- a CDS encoding phosphotransferase, whose amino-acid sequence MNYNEVVSFGDAYLLTVVSELFGLEGYEIQLIPAHDGGRNVLYTCVKEGADAKILRIAFLPDRSREDFLGEVEYVRYLFEHGGSVSNVISSRNGNLLEEITHNNHTFFVCLFEKAKGKMLVENNYQYREGAPITEYYYNCGKVLGKLHQISKGYMPVHRRHSFFDKYNAEYINKLIPDSLPLLKEKLVELLNALKGLDNNQDTFGMLHFDYNDGNYSIDFDTGQITVYDFDNSCFGWYMFDLAGLWTSGVGWIQFEPDAGKRKKFMDDYFETVLAGYRSETKLEDSALDKVPLFIKVNLLENIIDAFEVMQNNGEEPKCDEELSYLIKCLEDDIPYKGFFHEMYSCEEPFEYEERNI is encoded by the coding sequence ATGAATTATAACGAGGTTGTTTCATTCGGCGATGCCTATTTGCTTACAGTAGTATCGGAGCTATTCGGATTAGAGGGCTATGAAATTCAGCTGATTCCGGCACATGATGGAGGAAGGAATGTCTTATATACCTGTGTGAAAGAGGGCGCCGACGCAAAAATACTTAGAATCGCTTTTTTACCTGACAGAAGCCGGGAAGATTTTCTGGGAGAAGTTGAGTATGTTAGATATTTATTCGAGCATGGGGGAAGTGTCTCAAATGTAATCAGCTCCCGTAATGGGAATCTGCTGGAGGAGATTACACATAATAACCACACCTTTTTTGTCTGTCTGTTTGAAAAGGCTAAGGGAAAAATGCTTGTAGAAAATAATTATCAGTACCGAGAAGGAGCTCCAATTACCGAATATTATTACAATTGCGGCAAAGTCCTGGGGAAACTGCACCAAATATCGAAAGGGTATATGCCTGTTCATCGTCGGCATAGTTTTTTTGACAAATACAATGCTGAATATATTAATAAGCTAATACCAGACTCCTTACCTCTGCTTAAAGAGAAGCTGGTAGAGCTCCTTAATGCCTTAAAAGGATTGGACAACAACCAGGATACTTTCGGAATGCTCCATTTTGATTACAACGATGGGAATTATTCAATCGATTTTGATACCGGACAAATAACCGTATATGATTTCGATAATTCATGTTTCGGTTGGTATATGTTTGACTTGGCAGGCCTTTGGACAAGCGGAGTGGGCTGGATACAATTTGAGCCAGACGCCGGTAAACGTAAAAAGTTTATGGATGATTATTTTGAAACAGTCCTCGCGGGATACAGATCCGAGACCAAGCTCGAAGATTCGGCGTTGGATAAGGTGCCTTTATTTATCAAAGTAAATCTCTTGGAAAATATTATTGATGCATTCGAGGTCATGCAGAACAACGGTGAGGAACCAAAGTGTGATGAGGAGCTGTCGTATCTTATAAAATGTTTGGAAGACGATATCCCGTACAAAGGGTTTTTTCATGAAATGTACTCTTGCGAAGAACCCTTTGAGTATGAGGAACGAAATATTTAG